In the Marinomonas algicola genome, one interval contains:
- the mtgA gene encoding monofunctional biosynthetic peptidoglycan transglycosylase yields MPKGKRRKLKKAWSLLWRMWLTFALVLLVFRFAPLPTTAFMLQSPYPVKQAWISIDTLPPHIPLAVVASEDQRFPIHFGIDVLEIRNAIIDYGDGEGLRGASTITQQTAKNLFLWPSRSFLRKGLEAGLAVVLEMVWGKKRILEVYLNVAEFGQGMYGVEAASQHYFGRSASTLSATQATRLAIMLPSPRTRTPNRLTPYLRERTEWVEQQMQQLGYDYLKTIID; encoded by the coding sequence ATGCCAAAAGGTAAACGCCGTAAATTAAAAAAAGCATGGAGTCTTTTATGGCGTATGTGGCTGACCTTTGCCTTGGTGTTACTGGTGTTTCGCTTTGCGCCGCTGCCGACGACGGCGTTTATGTTACAAAGCCCTTATCCGGTAAAGCAGGCTTGGATAAGCATTGATACACTGCCGCCACACATTCCGTTGGCGGTAGTGGCGTCAGAGGATCAACGTTTTCCCATACATTTTGGTATCGATGTTCTTGAAATCCGTAACGCGATAATTGATTACGGTGATGGAGAAGGATTACGTGGTGCCAGCACCATTACGCAACAGACGGCGAAGAACCTCTTTCTTTGGCCTAGCCGTAGCTTTTTACGCAAGGGTTTGGAAGCAGGTTTAGCGGTAGTCCTTGAAATGGTTTGGGGGAAAAAACGTATCCTTGAAGTGTATTTAAACGTGGCCGAGTTCGGTCAAGGTATGTACGGCGTCGAAGCCGCCAGTCAACATTACTTTGGTCGATCGGCCAGCACACTTTCAGCGACACAAGCGACGCGGTTGGCCATCATGCTGCCAAGCCCGCGTACTCGAACCCCTAACCGCTTAACACCTTACCTCCGTGAGAGAACAGAATGGGTTGAGCAACAAATGCAGCAGCTTGGTTATGATTACCTGAAAACCATTATTGATTAA